The following are from one region of the Vicinamibacterales bacterium genome:
- a CDS encoding outer membrane beta-barrel protein — protein sequence MRRICLPFSLFCLLAFAVPAYADLTGFLGINPTPVNRPVKGFAIGAGLVIIGFEAEYADTSEDVEFGGPSLRTFMFNGLLQTPIPIAGFQFYGTLGGGVYRESLSTQPNAIETNFGSNIGGGAKMNLAGPLRLRLDYRVFNLHGTPRHTPVQRFYAGLNLKF from the coding sequence ATGCGCCGCATCTGTCTGCCGTTCTCTCTCTTCTGTCTTCTTGCCTTCGCCGTGCCGGCCTACGCCGATCTCACGGGTTTTCTCGGCATCAACCCGACGCCCGTGAATCGGCCCGTGAAGGGGTTCGCGATCGGCGCTGGGCTGGTCATCATCGGGTTCGAAGCGGAATACGCCGACACCAGCGAAGACGTCGAATTCGGCGGTCCCTCGCTGCGCACCTTCATGTTCAACGGCCTGCTGCAGACGCCGATCCCGATCGCCGGCTTCCAGTTCTACGGCACGCTCGGCGGCGGCGTCTACCGCGAGTCGCTCTCGACGCAGCCCAATGCCATCGAAACGAACTTCGGCAGCAACATCGGCGGCGGCGCCAAGATGAACCTCGCCGGCCCGCTGCGGCTGCGCCTCGACTATCGCGTCTTCAACCTGCACGGGACACCGCGCCACACGCCCGTGCAGCGGTTCTACGCCGGTCTCAATCTGAAATTCTGA
- a CDS encoding helix-turn-helix transcriptional regulator: MASKRGGKAYYMISAVAQKYSIHPQTLRLYEREGLLKPSRTEGNTRLYSEDDLEQLETILSLTRDLGVNLAGVEIILNMRRKMEQMQGEVNQFMEYVKHELARGLGDWEQRLSTALVKASPAELVRAHQPVVDADPAPPEKITDVTAK, encoded by the coding sequence ATGGCCAGTAAGCGCGGCGGCAAGGCGTACTACATGATCAGCGCGGTGGCGCAGAAGTACAGCATCCACCCGCAGACGCTGCGGCTGTACGAGCGCGAAGGGCTGCTCAAGCCGTCGCGCACCGAAGGGAACACGCGACTGTACTCGGAAGACGACCTCGAGCAGCTCGAGACCATCCTGTCGCTGACGCGCGATCTGGGCGTCAATCTCGCGGGTGTCGAGATCATCCTCAACATGCGGCGCAAGATGGAGCAGATGCAGGGAGAGGTCAACCAGTTCATGGAGTACGTGAAACACGAACTGGCGCGCGGCCTCGGCGACTGGGAGCAGCGCCTGAGTACGGCGCTGGTCAAGGCGTCGCCGGCGGAGCTCGTACGCGCGCATCAGCCGGTCGTCGACGCCGATCCGGCGCCGCCGGAAAAGATCACCGACGTCACGGCCAAATGA
- a CDS encoding J domain-containing protein — protein sequence MDLYALLGLAPGATSADIKRAHRRLARRYHPDINPGDQAAELLYRRILEAYETLVDPERRRHYDAGAPKVDAATSPLEFSGFDFSAAAYGAQAATFSELFADVLHPLAPGEGRPENGADLHATLVLAFEESMHGGERQVVVTRQDVCRACRGGGVIRTPEGRCAPCHGTGHVRWARGHMVFTKACAACHGSGQQRTLRCAACIGSGRQVRTEAVPVAVPPGIVEGARLRVPEMGHAGRQGGRNGDLYVSIQVQPHPVFRRQGDDLCMTLPIGVHEAVLGARVEVPSLEGPVRLRVPPGTQAGQRFRLRERGVPVPSGRGDIIVEIRIVLPAIVDERGKELMREFGKLYGQ from the coding sequence ATGGACCTCTACGCCCTTCTCGGTCTGGCGCCCGGCGCGACGTCCGCGGACATCAAACGGGCGCACCGGCGACTTGCGCGCCGCTATCACCCCGACATCAATCCGGGGGATCAGGCGGCCGAGCTGCTGTACCGGCGGATTCTCGAGGCGTATGAGACGCTCGTCGATCCGGAGCGGCGACGGCACTACGACGCCGGCGCGCCAAAGGTCGACGCGGCGACGTCGCCGCTCGAGTTCAGCGGATTCGATTTCTCCGCCGCGGCGTACGGCGCGCAGGCGGCCACCTTCAGCGAACTGTTTGCAGACGTGCTGCATCCGCTCGCTCCGGGCGAGGGACGGCCGGAGAACGGCGCCGACCTGCACGCGACGCTCGTGCTCGCGTTCGAGGAATCCATGCACGGCGGCGAGCGGCAGGTCGTCGTGACGCGCCAGGATGTCTGCCGCGCATGCCGCGGCGGCGGTGTCATCCGGACGCCGGAAGGACGTTGCGCGCCGTGCCACGGCACCGGCCACGTGCGCTGGGCGCGCGGGCACATGGTCTTCACGAAGGCTTGTGCCGCCTGCCATGGCAGCGGGCAGCAGCGCACGCTGCGCTGTGCCGCCTGCATCGGCTCGGGTCGGCAGGTTCGCACCGAGGCCGTCCCGGTCGCCGTGCCGCCCGGCATCGTCGAAGGCGCCCGGCTGCGCGTGCCCGAGATGGGGCATGCGGGGCGGCAGGGGGGACGTAACGGAGACCTCTACGTCAGCATCCAGGTCCAGCCGCATCCGGTGTTCCGACGGCAGGGTGACGATCTCTGCATGACGCTGCCGATCGGCGTCCACGAAGCGGTACTCGGCGCGCGCGTCGAGGTGCCGTCACTGGAGGGGCCAGTGCGTCTGCGGGTGCCGCCGGGCACACAGGCCGGCCAGCGTTTCCGGTTGCGTGAACGGGGCGTGCCCGTGCCCTCCGGCCGCGGTGACATCATCGTCGAAATTCGCATCGTGCTGCCGGCGATCGTCGATGAGCGGGGAAAGGAACTGATGCGCGAGTTCGGGAAGCTGTATGGCCAGTAA
- a CDS encoding acyl-CoA dehydrogenase, giving the protein MDFRPSEEQELLRKSVREFAEAEIRPHVMEWDEAQRFPIDLLPKLAALGLMGIQFDDRYGGAGMSALDYCICIEELARVCPAIALSVAAHNGLCSSHINMFGSEAQKAQYLPRLVTGEVLGAWGLTEAAAGSDAAGMQTRAERDGDSWVIDGSKHFITHGSIGGVMVVMAVTDRTKGSRGISAFVVERGTPGMTPGKKENKLGMRASDTSEVVFTECRVPASQMLGAEGQGFINTLQVLDAGRIGIAALSVGLAQGAYEAARRYAKQRRQFGQPIAAFQAIQWKLADAATTIEAGRLLTYRAAYLKDLGRRMTRESAMAKLYASEVAVRVADDCVQIHGGYGFVKDYPAEKYFRDVKLLTIGEGTSEIQRLVIARQLLAQ; this is encoded by the coding sequence ATGGACTTCCGCCCATCGGAGGAACAGGAGCTCCTGCGCAAGAGCGTGCGGGAGTTCGCCGAGGCGGAGATCCGGCCCCACGTCATGGAGTGGGACGAAGCGCAGCGCTTTCCGATCGACCTCCTGCCGAAGCTGGCTGCCCTCGGGCTGATGGGCATTCAGTTCGACGACCGCTACGGCGGCGCCGGCATGTCGGCGCTCGACTACTGCATCTGCATCGAAGAGCTGGCGCGCGTCTGCCCGGCGATCGCGCTGTCGGTGGCCGCGCACAACGGTCTGTGCTCGTCCCACATCAACATGTTCGGCAGCGAGGCGCAGAAGGCCCAGTACCTGCCTCGGCTCGTCACCGGGGAAGTCCTGGGCGCGTGGGGGCTGACCGAGGCAGCAGCCGGCAGCGATGCGGCGGGCATGCAGACCCGCGCCGAGCGCGACGGCGACAGCTGGGTGATCGACGGGTCGAAGCACTTCATCACGCACGGCAGCATCGGCGGTGTGATGGTCGTGATGGCGGTGACCGATCGGACGAAGGGCAGCCGCGGCATCTCCGCGTTCGTGGTCGAGCGAGGTACGCCGGGCATGACGCCGGGCAAGAAAGAGAACAAGCTCGGCATGCGGGCGAGCGACACCAGCGAAGTCGTGTTCACGGAATGCCGGGTACCGGCCTCGCAGATGCTCGGCGCCGAAGGGCAGGGTTTCATCAACACGCTGCAGGTGCTCGACGCCGGCCGTATCGGCATCGCCGCGCTCTCGGTTGGGCTCGCACAGGGGGCGTACGAAGCGGCGCGCCGCTACGCCAAGCAGCGCCGGCAGTTCGGGCAGCCGATTGCCGCGTTCCAGGCCATCCAGTGGAAGCTGGCCGACGCGGCGACGACGATCGAGGCGGGACGTCTGCTCACCTATCGCGCCGCTTACCTGAAGGATCTCGGACGGCGGATGACGCGCGAATCGGCGATGGCCAAGCTGTATGCGAGCGAGGTCGCCGTCCGCGTCGCCGACGACTGCGTGCAGATCCACGGCGGCTACGGTTTCGTCAAGGACTACCCGGCCGAAAAATACTTCCGCGACGTGAAGCTGCTCACCATCGGCGAGGGCACGAGCGAGATCCAGCGGCTGGTGATCGCCCGGCAACTGCTCGCCCAGTGA
- a CDS encoding ATP-binding protein, translated as MCERCDDTGWKSVTDDGVRRVVRCDCWREGQTARLLEDARIPPRYRDCDLSTFVTYPNERLLAAVRRAQAFAEHFPAGDYAQKGLCLIGPPGIGKTHIAVAVLRRVILTRGARGLFYDTRDLLRLIRSTYNPLVRTAEMDILRPVMEADLLVLDDLGSEKTSEWVEETMNLIVNTRYNERRHTIFTSNYDDTPDDEDPNCLKARIGFRIHSRLHEMCEFLEFDGADFRLGPSTPTGDDLLTLWKARPTRRTTLPTRAKGPVRAQLKPGKELGWSGGKHGT; from the coding sequence ATGTGCGAGCGTTGCGACGACACCGGGTGGAAATCGGTTACCGACGACGGTGTCCGGCGCGTCGTCCGCTGTGACTGCTGGCGCGAAGGGCAGACGGCGCGTCTGCTCGAGGACGCGCGCATTCCGCCGCGTTACCGCGACTGCGATCTCTCGACGTTCGTCACCTATCCCAACGAGCGTCTGCTGGCGGCGGTTCGCCGCGCCCAGGCGTTCGCCGAGCACTTTCCCGCCGGCGACTACGCGCAGAAAGGCCTCTGTCTCATCGGTCCGCCCGGCATCGGCAAGACACACATCGCCGTCGCCGTGCTGCGGCGCGTCATCCTGACGCGCGGGGCGCGCGGCCTGTTCTACGACACGCGCGATCTGCTTCGACTGATCCGCAGCACCTACAATCCGCTCGTCCGCACCGCCGAAATGGACATCCTGCGGCCGGTGATGGAGGCGGACCTCCTGGTGCTCGACGATCTCGGATCGGAGAAGACCTCAGAGTGGGTGGAAGAGACGATGAACCTGATCGTCAACACCCGCTACAACGAGCGCCGGCACACGATCTTCACGTCGAACTACGACGACACGCCCGACGACGAGGACCCCAACTGCCTGAAGGCACGCATCGGATTCCGCATCCACTCGCGGCTGCACGAGATGTGCGAGTTCCTCGAGTTCGACGGCGCGGATTTCCGCCTGGGTCCGTCGACGCCGACCGGCGACGATCTGCTCACGCTCTGGAAGGCGCGGCCCACCCGCCGCACGACGCTGCCGACGCGCGCCAAAGGCCCCGTCCGGGCCCAGCTCAAGCCGGGGAAAGAGCTAGGCTGGAGTGGTGGCAAGCACGGGACGTAA
- the meaB gene encoding methylmalonyl Co-A mutase-associated GTPase MeaB: MNSLPLAERVLDGDPRAVARAITLVENEEPAGADLVRAVFGRTGRAYLAGITGAPGAGKSTLVDRLIAELRRRDLTVGVVAVDPSSPFSGGALLGDRVRMQSHVADAGVFIRSMATRGHLGGLARATADAALVLDAAGRDYVLIETVGVGQDEVDIVRTADVSIVVLVPGSGDDVQALKAGIMEIADIFVVNKADRDGADRTVASIEAMLSLESFEGARWRPPIVKTDATTGTGVGELMDVIERFRAHTAARLGERRRARAEFRVQELLAQRFVRHVASSVLSAGEFESMLDRIAAREADPYSVTDEIVGRALATRDVPLSRPELDHVGIAVSDLPQALAFYRDALGLAVGAPEDVASQRVRAHFIQAGGAALELLEGTADDSPIAKYLHTRGPGLHHLTLRVPDIGAALARLKENGIRLIDDEPRHGAHGSLVAFIHPSSAHGVLVELKQG; encoded by the coding sequence GTGAACAGCCTCCCGCTTGCCGAACGGGTGCTCGACGGCGATCCGCGCGCCGTGGCGCGCGCCATTACCCTGGTCGAAAACGAGGAGCCGGCCGGCGCCGATCTGGTGCGGGCGGTGTTCGGCCGCACCGGGCGCGCCTACCTGGCCGGCATCACCGGCGCCCCCGGCGCGGGCAAGAGCACGCTGGTCGATCGTCTGATTGCCGAGCTGCGGCGGCGCGACCTCACGGTCGGCGTCGTCGCCGTCGATCCGAGCAGCCCATTCAGCGGCGGCGCGCTGCTCGGCGATCGCGTACGCATGCAGTCGCACGTGGCCGACGCCGGCGTCTTCATCCGCAGCATGGCGACCCGCGGCCATCTCGGCGGGCTCGCCCGGGCCACCGCGGACGCGGCGCTCGTCCTCGATGCCGCGGGGCGCGACTACGTCCTCATCGAGACCGTCGGCGTCGGCCAGGACGAGGTCGACATCGTCAGGACCGCCGACGTGTCGATCGTCGTGCTGGTGCCAGGCAGCGGCGACGACGTGCAGGCGCTGAAGGCCGGAATCATGGAGATTGCCGACATCTTCGTGGTCAACAAGGCGGATCGGGATGGGGCCGACCGCACGGTCGCGTCGATCGAGGCGATGCTCTCGCTCGAGTCGTTCGAAGGCGCCCGCTGGCGCCCGCCCATCGTCAAGACGGACGCCACGACAGGCACGGGCGTCGGCGAGCTGATGGACGTCATCGAGCGCTTTCGCGCGCATACCGCGGCGCGGCTCGGAGAGCGGCGCCGCGCGCGGGCGGAGTTCCGCGTGCAGGAGCTGCTGGCGCAGCGCTTCGTGCGGCACGTCGCGTCGAGCGTGCTGTCGGCGGGGGAGTTCGAATCGATGCTCGACCGGATTGCCGCCCGCGAGGCCGATCCGTATTCGGTCACCGACGAAATCGTCGGCCGGGCGCTGGCCACGCGCGACGTGCCGCTCAGTCGCCCCGAGCTTGACCACGTCGGCATCGCCGTCTCGGATCTGCCCCAGGCGCTGGCGTTCTACCGTGACGCGCTGGGGCTTGCCGTGGGCGCGCCGGAGGACGTGGCCAGCCAGCGCGTGCGGGCGCATTTCATCCAGGCGGGCGGCGCGGCACTGGAACTGCTCGAAGGCACCGCAGACGATTCGCCGATCGCGAAGTATCTGCACACGCGCGGCCCAGGGCTTCACCACCTCACGCTGCGCGTCCCCGACATCGGCGCGGCGCTGGCGCGGCTGAAGGAGAACGGCATCCGGCTGATTGACGACGAGCCGCGGCATGGGGCGCACGGCTCGCTCGTCGCATTCATCCATCCCTCATCGGCGCACGGCGTCCTTGTCGAGCTCAAGCAGGGATGA
- the hemW gene encoding radical SAM family heme chaperone HemW yields the protein MGSRPPHDDSEPRQPLGVYVHIPFCSAICNYCNFNRGLYDEALKTRYVDALVRDVAAAWSGDPRLAPSASPRADTIYFGGGTPSLLDPADIARIIAAVRDRFDVAADSEITLETNPETVDQRALERFRQAGVNRLSFGVQSFQDTELRRLGRIHTADRARGAVRAARAAGFDNVSLDLMMWLPGQSVADWLANVDALIAEAPDHASLYLLELYPNAPLKDEMARGGWSLAPDDDAAEMYLRAMERLEAAGLVQYEISNVARPRRQSRHNLKYWTDGEWLAFGCGAHATIGGVRSRNVAGTGDYIDRITNGVSPVSERRVMTPSERLEDALFMGLRLNEGIDVAAVGRRYGVDVFARFGQALRPFMDAGWLLREGDGLRLTRDGMLMANEVMAVFV from the coding sequence ATGGGTTCCAGGCCGCCGCACGACGACTCCGAGCCACGGCAACCGCTCGGCGTCTACGTTCACATTCCGTTCTGTTCGGCGATCTGCAACTACTGCAATTTCAATCGCGGGCTCTACGACGAAGCGCTGAAGACGCGCTATGTCGACGCGCTCGTCCGCGACGTCGCGGCGGCGTGGTCCGGTGACCCGCGCCTCGCGCCGTCCGCGTCGCCCCGCGCCGACACCATCTATTTCGGCGGCGGCACACCGTCGCTGCTCGATCCCGCGGACATCGCGCGCATCATCGCCGCCGTTCGGGATCGGTTCGACGTGGCGGCCGACAGCGAGATCACCCTCGAGACCAATCCCGAGACCGTCGATCAGCGGGCGCTGGAACGTTTCCGCCAGGCCGGTGTCAATCGACTGAGCTTCGGCGTCCAGTCGTTTCAGGACACCGAGCTGCGGCGCCTGGGCCGGATCCATACGGCGGATCGCGCCCGCGGGGCGGTGCGTGCCGCTCGGGCGGCAGGCTTCGACAACGTCAGCCTGGACTTGATGATGTGGCTGCCGGGGCAGAGTGTCGCCGACTGGCTGGCCAACGTCGACGCGCTGATCGCCGAGGCGCCCGACCATGCCTCGCTGTATCTCCTCGAGCTCTACCCGAACGCGCCCCTGAAAGACGAGATGGCGCGCGGCGGCTGGTCGCTGGCCCCCGATGACGACGCGGCCGAGATGTATCTGCGGGCGATGGAGCGTCTCGAGGCGGCAGGACTCGTGCAATACGAGATCTCGAACGTCGCTCGCCCGCGGCGCCAGTCGAGACACAATCTCAAGTACTGGACCGACGGCGAATGGCTGGCCTTCGGCTGCGGCGCGCACGCGACGATCGGCGGCGTCCGATCGCGGAACGTCGCTGGGACAGGAGACTACATCGATCGGATCACGAACGGCGTCAGTCCGGTGAGCGAGCGGCGTGTGATGACGCCGAGCGAGCGTCTGGAAGACGCGCTGTTCATGGGCCTGCGGTTGAATGAAGGAATCGACGTCGCGGCGGTAGGGCGCCGTTACGGGGTCGATGTCTTCGCGCGGTTCGGGCAGGCGCTGCGCCCATTCATGGACGCCGGATGGCTGCTGCGCGAGGGCGACGGGCTGCGCCTGACTCGGGATGGAATGCTGATGGCCAACGAAGTGATGGCTGTTTTCGTGTGA
- the mtnP gene encoding S-methyl-5'-thioadenosine phosphorylase — protein sequence MSDAIKIGIIGGSGLYDMAELTDREERRLTTPFGDPSDPYVVGMLSGQRVAFLARHGAGHRFTPSELNYRANIFGMKMLGVEYILSASAVGSLQEQYVPQHLVIPDQFFDRTKGRVSTFFGHGLVAHVAFAHPVCGRLGDVAYEACTAVGATVHRGGAYVCMEGPQFSTLAESKLYRSWGMDIIGMTNLQEAKLSREAEICYATIALVTDYDCWHPAHDSVTVEMIIQNLVANAKTAQAVIADAVSRLPYERTCECAGALQHAILTRPDAVPARVKQDLAPIIGRYMK from the coding sequence ATGAGCGACGCGATCAAGATCGGGATCATCGGCGGCTCGGGCCTCTACGACATGGCGGAGCTCACCGACCGCGAGGAACGGCGGCTGACGACGCCTTTTGGCGATCCCTCCGATCCGTATGTCGTCGGCATGCTGAGCGGCCAGCGGGTGGCGTTCCTGGCGCGGCACGGCGCCGGGCACCGCTTCACGCCGAGCGAGCTGAACTACCGCGCCAACATCTTCGGCATGAAGATGCTGGGCGTCGAGTACATCCTCTCGGCGAGCGCCGTTGGATCGCTCCAGGAGCAGTACGTTCCGCAGCACCTCGTCATCCCCGATCAGTTCTTCGATCGCACCAAGGGGCGGGTCAGTACCTTTTTCGGCCACGGCCTGGTCGCACACGTGGCGTTCGCGCACCCCGTATGCGGACGTCTCGGCGACGTCGCCTACGAGGCGTGCACGGCGGTCGGCGCGACGGTGCACCGCGGCGGCGCCTATGTGTGCATGGAGGGGCCGCAATTCTCGACGCTCGCCGAGTCGAAGCTCTATCGATCGTGGGGCATGGACATCATCGGGATGACCAACCTGCAGGAGGCCAAGCTCTCGCGCGAGGCCGAGATCTGTTACGCGACGATCGCGCTCGTCACCGACTACGACTGCTGGCACCCGGCCCACGACTCGGTCACGGTCGAGATGATCATCCAGAATCTCGTTGCCAACGCGAAAACGGCGCAGGCGGTCATCGCCGATGCCGTGTCGCGGCTGCCCTACGAACGGACGTGCGAGTGCGCCGGCGCGCTGCAGCACGCGATTCTCACCCGTCCCGACGCGGTGCCCGCGCGCGTCAAGCAGGACCTTGCGCCGATCATCGGCAGGTACATGAAATAG
- the dnaK gene encoding molecular chaperone DnaK, with product MSSKIIGIDLGTTNSVVAVMEGGEPVVITNPEGSRITPSVVGFTKSGERLVGQVAKRQAVTNPENTVFSIKRFMGRKYDEVNEEMKMVPYTVVRAGNGDVRVKAGGKEYPPPEISAMILQKLKQAAEEYLGQSVTKAVITVPAYFNDAQRQATKDAGQIAGLEVMRIVNEPTAAALAYGLDKKKDETIAVYDFGGGTFDISILEVGEGVVEVKATNGDTHLGGDNLDQRIIEWIVAEFKKTDGIDLSKDRMALQRLKEAAEKAKMELSTVMETDLNLPFVTADQTGPKHLQLKLTRAKFEQLVEDLLQKSVGPTKQALADAGVDASKIDEVVLVGGSTRIPRVQAIVKELFGKEPHKGVNPDEVVAVGAAIQAGVLAGEVKDLLLLDVTPLSLGIETMGGVMTTLIQRNTTIPTRKGEMFSTAADNQTSVEVHVLQGERPMARDNRTLGRFHLSGLPSAPRGVPQIEVTFDIDANGIVNVSAKDMATQKEQKITITASSGLSKDEVDKMMKEAESHAEEDRQRKEEIETRNHADQAVYGAEKLVREAGDKLSPADRAPIESAIEDLKKAIERNDTAEMKRAMEGLNTVQHRAAEAMYKNANAAGPQPGQAGGAQASSNPSGGTSPSGDVIDAEVVEEEKK from the coding sequence ATGAGCAGCAAGATTATCGGCATCGACCTGGGCACCACGAACTCGGTCGTGGCGGTGATGGAGGGTGGGGAACCCGTCGTCATCACCAATCCGGAAGGCAGCCGCATCACGCCGTCAGTTGTGGGCTTCACCAAGTCGGGCGAGCGGCTCGTCGGGCAGGTCGCCAAGCGTCAGGCCGTGACGAATCCGGAGAACACCGTGTTCTCGATCAAGCGGTTCATGGGGCGCAAGTACGACGAAGTAAACGAGGAAATGAAGATGGTCCCGTACACGGTCGTGCGGGCGGGCAACGGCGACGTCCGTGTGAAGGCGGGCGGGAAGGAATATCCCCCGCCGGAAATCTCCGCGATGATCCTGCAGAAGCTGAAGCAGGCGGCCGAGGAATATCTCGGCCAGTCGGTGACCAAGGCGGTGATCACCGTTCCGGCGTACTTCAACGACGCGCAGCGGCAGGCGACCAAGGACGCCGGGCAGATCGCCGGCCTCGAGGTCATGCGCATCGTCAACGAGCCAACCGCGGCGGCGCTCGCCTACGGCCTGGACAAGAAAAAGGACGAGACGATCGCCGTCTATGACTTTGGCGGCGGCACGTTCGACATCTCGATCCTGGAAGTTGGCGAAGGGGTCGTCGAGGTCAAGGCGACCAACGGCGATACGCACCTGGGCGGGGACAACCTCGATCAGCGCATCATCGAGTGGATCGTCGCCGAGTTCAAGAAGACCGACGGCATCGATCTGTCGAAGGATCGGATGGCGTTGCAGCGGCTGAAGGAAGCGGCGGAGAAGGCGAAGATGGAGCTCTCCACGGTGATGGAGACCGACCTCAATCTGCCCTTCGTCACCGCCGATCAGACCGGTCCCAAGCATCTGCAGCTGAAGTTGACACGCGCCAAATTCGAGCAGCTGGTCGAGGACCTGTTGCAGAAGAGCGTCGGCCCGACCAAGCAGGCGCTCGCCGACGCCGGCGTCGACGCCAGCAAGATCGACGAGGTCGTGCTGGTCGGCGGCTCGACGCGTATTCCGCGCGTGCAGGCGATCGTCAAGGAGCTGTTCGGCAAGGAGCCGCACAAGGGCGTCAACCCGGACGAGGTCGTCGCGGTCGGCGCCGCGATCCAGGCCGGCGTGCTCGCCGGCGAGGTCAAGGACCTGCTGCTGCTCGACGTGACGCCGCTCTCGCTCGGCATCGAGACGATGGGCGGCGTGATGACGACGCTGATTCAGCGCAACACGACGATCCCGACGCGCAAGGGGGAGATGTTCTCGACCGCGGCGGACAACCAGACGAGCGTCGAGGTGCACGTGCTGCAGGGCGAGCGTCCGATGGCGCGCGACAACCGCACGCTCGGCCGCTTCCATCTGTCGGGTCTGCCGTCGGCGCCGCGCGGCGTGCCGCAGATCGAGGTCACCTTCGACATCGACGCCAACGGCATCGTCAACGTCTCGGCCAAGGACATGGCGACGCAGAAGGAGCAGAAGATCACCATCACCGCGTCGAGCGGCCTGAGCAAGGACGAAGTCGACAAGATGATGAAGGAAGCCGAGTCGCACGCCGAGGAGGACCGCCAGCGCAAGGAGGAGATCGAGACGCGCAATCATGCGGACCAGGCGGTCTATGGCGCCGAGAAGCTGGTGCGCGAGGCGGGCGACAAGCTGTCGCCGGCCGACCGTGCGCCGATCGAGAGCGCGATCGAGGACCTGAAGAAGGCGATCGAGCGCAACGACACCGCCGAGATGAAGCGGGCGATGGAGGGGCTGAACACCGTGCAGCACCGCGCCGCCGAGGCGATGTACAAGAACGCGAACGCCGCCGGCCCGCAGCCGGGCCAGGCCGGCGGTGCGCAGGCCTCGTCGAACCCTTCCGGCGGCACGTCGCCGAGCGGCGACGTCATCGATGCCGAAGTCGTCGAGGAGGAAAAGAAGTAA
- a CDS encoding MBL fold metallo-hydrolase: MPSPGRPLRIGELELLPLLDRHFRLDGGAMFGVVPKPLWEARTSADARNRIPLAMRPLLVKGARLMIIDAGAGDKMPAKLEEIYGFEKAESLDRSLTAVGLSAADVDIVLASHLHFDHAGGFTVRDASGALLPRFPKARYVINAGEWEDATHPHERNRASYFDENYRPLQEAGVVDFTTGDAEIMPGVRVRCTGGHTRWHQIVYLESGGRTAVFAADLIPTTAHVDVPWIMGYDLYPMETLAFKRAFVREAIEREYVIFFEHDPEVAAGCIRQANGRLYVEPV, from the coding sequence GTGCCTTCCCCAGGTCGTCCCCTTCGCATCGGGGAACTCGAACTCCTTCCTCTTCTCGACCGTCACTTCCGGCTCGACGGCGGCGCGATGTTCGGCGTCGTGCCCAAGCCGCTGTGGGAGGCGCGAACGAGCGCCGACGCCCGTAACCGCATTCCACTTGCCATGCGGCCGCTCCTCGTCAAGGGCGCGCGCCTGATGATCATCGACGCGGGCGCCGGCGACAAGATGCCGGCCAAGCTGGAGGAGATCTACGGTTTCGAGAAGGCAGAGAGCCTTGACCGGTCGCTCACGGCGGTTGGGCTGAGCGCCGCCGACGTCGACATCGTGCTCGCGTCGCATCTCCACTTCGACCACGCCGGCGGCTTCACCGTCCGCGACGCGTCGGGCGCCCTCCTGCCTCGGTTCCCGAAGGCGCGATACGTGATCAACGCGGGCGAGTGGGAGGACGCCACCCATCCGCACGAACGCAACCGGGCCAGCTATTTCGACGAGAACTACCGGCCGCTCCAGGAGGCCGGCGTGGTCGACTTCACCACCGGCGACGCCGAGATCATGCCCGGCGTCCGCGTCCGCTGCACCGGCGGCCACACCCGCTGGCACCAGATCGTGTATCTGGAATCGGGCGGACGGACCGCGGTGTTTGCGGCCGACCTGATTCCCACGACGGCGCACGTCGACGTGCCGTGGATCATGGGCTACGACCTCTATCCCATGGAGACGCTCGCGTTCAAGCGCGCGTTCGTCCGCGAGGCGATCGAGCGCGAGTACGTTATCTTCTTCGAGCATGATCCGGAGGTGGCGGCCGGTTGCATCCGGCAGGCGAACGGCCGCCTCTACGTAGAACCTGTATAA